A stretch of the Panicum virgatum strain AP13 chromosome 9N, P.virgatum_v5, whole genome shotgun sequence genome encodes the following:
- the LOC120692929 gene encoding SPX domain-containing protein 4-like, whose product MKFGKDFRNHLEETLPAWRDKYLAYKALKKLIKNLRPPEPAVPPLPPPPAAVGPGDGAGQGNVALGNWFASILDMELLKLNEFYMEREEWYVIRLQVLKERIERVKAKKNDAFTSRSEFTEEMLEIRKDFVIIHGEMILLQTYSSLNFAGLVKILKKYDKRTGGLLSLPFTQRARHQPFFTTEPLTRLVRECEANLELLFPVEAEVLEPSSSSNLQPHDVAKRDPTSSGDVEASDVYRSTLAAMRAIQGLRRASSTYNPLSLSRFFNGEDGEACSGAITSESSLSESSTDSQIQDDGKDDKEVQSNSSEQNVAQREHNANGEPRNE is encoded by the exons ATGAAGTTCGGGAAGGATTTCCGGAACCACCTGGAGGAGACGCTGCCGGCGTGGAGGGACAAGTACCTCGCCTACAAGGCCCTCAAGAAGCTCATCAAGAACCTGCGGCCCCCCGAGCCCGCcgtccctcctcttcctcccccgcccgccgccgtgggacCCGGGGATGGGGCCGGCCAGGGGAACGTCGCGCTCGGGAACTGGTTTGCCAGCATCCTCGACATGGAGCTCCtcaagctcaacgagttctacatggagagggaggagtggtACGTCATCCGCCTCCAG GTGCTTAAGGAGAGGATTGAGCGCGTCAAAGCTAAGAAGAATGATGCTTTTACATCCAGGAGTGAATTTACAGAAGAGATGCTAGAGATACGCAAGGACTTTGTGATCATACACGGCGAAATGATTCTTCTGCAAACCTACAGTTCCCTAAATTTTGCTG GACTAGTGAAGATATTGAAGAAGTATGACAAGAGAACAGGCGGTTTGCTCAGCCTGCCTTTCACTCAGCGTGCTCGTCATCAGCCTTTTTTCACAACCGAACCTTTAACAAGGCTTGTTCGAGAATGCGAGGCTAATCTTGAACTCCTTTTCCCGGTCGAAGCAGAAGTTCTTGAGCCTAGTTCATCTTCAAATCTGCAACCGCATGATGTGGCTAAGCGTGACCCAACATCGTCTGGTGACGTGGAAGCCTCAGATGTGTACCGAAGCACACTCGCAGCAATGAGAGCGATACAAGGCCTTCGGAGAGCCAGCTCTACTTACAATCCCCTGTCTCTGTCTAGGTTCTTCAATGGTGAGGATGGCGAAGCCTGTTCTGGCGCCATCACTTCTGAGAGTTCGTTATCAGAGTCCTCAACAGACTCCCAGATTCAGGATGATGGAAAGGATGATAAAGAGGTGCAGTCAAATTCAAGTGAGCAGAATGTTGCTCAAAGGGAACATAATGCAAATGGCGAGCCACGGAATGAATAA